A stretch of DNA from Methylogaea oryzae:
TTACTGACGTTGCGGAACGGCATATCGGCCGGCTTGGCACCGGTCAGCACCCGCGCTAAGGGCTCCGCGGCGGCCAGGCCGCTTTCCTTGAAATCCACGCCCACCACCATGAGGGCGTCATGATCGAGGAATTCCGGCTGGTCCATGATGAGCGGAATGGCGGCGTCCTTGGCCACTTTGGCCACCGCGTCGATGGCCTGGTAGAGGGTGTTGTCGCCGATGGCGAGGATCGCCCCGACGCGGCGAGCCACCAAGGCTTGCGATGCCTGCACCACGTCGGCGGTGGTGCTGATGGGCACTTCTTCCAGCTTGATGCCGGCTTTGACGCATTGTTCGCGCAGCACGCCGACCACTTTCACCGAATTGGCTTCGCTGGGGTTGTAGAGCGTGCCGACGCTGGTCAGGCCCGGCAGCGCTTTTTGGGTGAGCGCCAGCATGTCTTCCACCGGCGGGAAGGAGCCGATGCCGGTGACGTTGGGCAGATGGTCGGCGAAACTGCTGCCGGCCCCGGCCGCCAGGGGATCGAACACGTAGGTGAACACCACCGGCTTGCGCTTGGCGGTGATGCCGGCGCCTTGCAGCACCGGGGTGGACAGGGCGACCAGGGCGTCGGCGTCGCTGTTGTCCAAGGCCTGGCCGATGGCGGGGATCTGGGCGATTTCCGCCTGGGCGTGCATCAAGCGCAGTTCCAGGTTGCGGCCTTCCTCGAAGCCGAGTTTTTTCAGCCCTTCGCGCAGGCCGGACAGTACGGCGTCCACGCCCGGTTCCGGGGCGAAGTAGGCAATGCCGACTTTGTAAGTGCGGCCGGGCTGCGGCGCCGCGACGGCGGCTGGGCCGCCGGAAGCGGCCGGCGTTTTCACCGTGCCGTCGGCTTGGAGGATTTCCTGCGCTTCTTCCAGCATTTGCGGCGTGAACTGCCAGGGGTCGCGCAGGGCGGCGCGGGCTTTTTCGTTGAGCAGGATGCGGCGCGGCATGAAGTCCTTCACCGGCAGCTGGGCCGGATCGGCACCGTCCAGCACTTCGGCGGCGATGCGGCCGATTTCCGCTCCCACTTGATGGTAGTCGGCCCCCAGGTCGAACAGGCCGCCGCGGCGGCTGTGGCCGGCGATGTTGGAGAACACCGGGATGCGCGCCGCCTGGGCCACGCCGATCAGGCTGTCCACGGCGTTGTTCACCGAGGCGTCGCCGCCGGTCCAGAAGGCCTGCACGCCGCGCGCCACCAGGGAGGCGGCGGCTTCGCGCACGTCCTTGGTTTGTTCCACCGGCGCTTCCAGCAGGGTAATGCCCAGCTCGGCCGACACTTGCCGCGCCAGCTTGGTGCACACCTCCGAATTCACTTCCGCCGGGTTCCACACCACGCCCACGGTTTTCAGCTCGGGATAGGCCTGCTTGGCGGCGCGGAATATCGCCGCCACCGGCTGCGGCGTGCCGATGCCGGTGAGCCGGGGCGGCTTGTCCAGGCTGTCCAAGGCCTTGATGCCGACGCCGGCCGCCACCGGGGAGGTGACCGCGCCGAACACCTGCGTGACCTGGCCGGCGCGGTTGGCGTTGGCCAGCGCTTGCAGCATGACGGTGGAAATGGAAATGCCCAGCCGGTAGCCGCCGCCGGCGATTTTCTGCGCCATCAGGTTGCCGGTGGGGAGATCCCCTTCGGCGTTGAGGGTGGTGAGCGCCAGCTTTTCCCCGTCCCGGTAGCCCTTGGCGGCCAAGCCGTCCAGCACGCCCTTATAGGTTTCGTCAAACAGCGGGCTGGAACTGTGCTGCAGGATGGCGACGGGGATTTTGGCCGCCGGCGCCGGTGCGGCCGCATGGCGGGAATGGCGGTCGGACCACAACAGCGCGGCCGAAACGGCGACGATGAGCAGGCAGGAGAAAGCTAGGCGTTGCAACGGCTCTTTCATGACGGTGGGCCACTCTTGTTATTGTTCTTGCCTACCGGTCCGCATCGGAAGGAGGCCGGGGGCAGTATACCGCGTCGGCCGGCCGCTCAGAACGCCCGGCCTGCGCTAGCCGCAAAAAGGCCGCCAGCTCTTCCACCCAGCGCAGGCGCTGTTCCGGCGTGAGTTGCCCGAAAGCGTGCAGGCGCTCGTCGCTGACGTAGTAAGTGCGGTCGCCGCGGTCAAAGGGAGGATTCATGGCTGGCGGATACGTTGCAGGTGTTCGATGTCGGCCAGGTCTATGGGGCGGCCGGCGGCCCGCTTGAGAGCGATCAGGTCGTCTATGCAAGCCACGCGGATTGGCGTGCCGGCGACGTCGAATAGGGTGGCGCGCTTCGCCATGCCGGCAAAGTCCACGATTGCCGTTACCCATATAGAACGGGGCTGAAGCCTGTCCTACACGGTGTCGGCGTAGGACAGGCTTCAGCCCCGAACGGCGCGTCCGCTGCGCCGGGGATGCATGGCGAAAGCCTCAGTGCGGCGCGTAGTGGCTTTCCACGTAGCGCTCGACAATGGCCTGGAACTCGGCGGCGATGTTGTCGCCTTTCAGCGTCACGGTCTTCTCGCCGTCCTCGTACACCGGCGCCACCGGGCTTTCGCCGGTGCCGGGCAGGCTGATACCCAGGTTGGCGTTTTTGCTTTCGCCGGGGCCGTTCACCACGCAGCCCATGACGGCCACGTGCATGTCTTCCACGCCTTTGTACTTGCCGCGCCACTCGGGCATTTTGTTCTGCAGATAGCCCTGGATTTCCTGAGCCAGCCGCTGGAAATAGTCGCTGGTGGTGCGGCCGCAGCCGGGGCAGGAAATCACCATGGGGGTGAAGGAACGCAGGCCCATGGTCTGCAGGATCTGCTGGGCCACGATCACTTCCTGGGTACGGGCGCCGCCCGGCTCAGGGGTCAGCGATATGCGGATGGTGTCGCCGATGCCCTGCTGAAGCAGTACGCTCAATGCAGCGGTGGAGGCGACGATGCCTTTGGAGCCCATGCCGGCTTCGGTCAGGCCCAGATGCAGGGCGTAATCGCAGCGGGTCGCCAGGCGCTCGTAGACGGAAATCAGCTCCTGCACGCCGCTCATTTTGCAGGACAGGATGATGTGGTCCTTGGGCAGGCCCAGTTCCACGGCCTGCTCGGCGCTTTCGATGGCGGAAGTGATGACCGCGTCCTGCTGCACTTCCACCAGCTCGCGCGGCTGGGCCAGTTCGCGGTTCTGGTCCATCAAGCGGGTCAGCACCGCCTGGTCCAGGCTGCCCCAGTTGACGCCGATGCGCACCGGCTTGTCGTAGCGGCAGGCGAATTCGATCATCTGGGCGAACTGCGCGTCGCGCTTGCTGCCCTTGCCGACGTTGCCCGGATTGATGCGGTACTTGGCCAGGGCTTCGGCGCATTCGGGGTATTTGGTCAGCAGGGTGTGGCCGTTGAAGTGGAAATCGCCCACCAGCGGCACGTCGAAGCCCAGTTTGGCCAGCCGCTCGCGGATTTCCGGGATGGCGCGGGCGGATTCGTCCCGGTCCACCGTCAATCGCACCAGTTCGGAACCGGTGCGGTACAGTTCCAGTACCTGCTTGACGCTGGCCTCCACGTCGGCGGTGTCGGTGTTGGTCATGGATTGCACCACGATCGGCGCGCCGCCGCCTACTTGGACAGGACCGACTTTGACGCCGACGCTGGCGCGTCGCTGGGGATTGTTGCTGGACATGGTTCGACTTTGGCAGTTGCTGATATTAAGGGGCGATTGAACGCCTGGGGCTATCTTACGAAATTTCCGAGTGGAATTCTCGGTAGTGTGCGGTTATGGGTCAAGCGGAGTGATAAGTTCCGCCCGTATAATTATAAAGCAAGCAAGACCGCTCCCCTATCGCGGAGCGCACGATAGCCCACAAGGAGCCGAGGCGGGGCGTGAAAATCCAATATTTTTCCGACGTGCACCTGGAGTTCGGCTTCATGCCCCTGGCGCTGGCCGACGCCGATGTCATCGTCGCCGCCGGCGACATCGGCGTGCAGGCCCAGGGCCTGCACTGGCTGCGCCACGCCGATAAGCCGGTGATTTACGTGGCCGGCAATCACGAGTTTTACAAAGGCGAATACCACGCCACCTTGCTGTCCCTGCGGCGCCAGGCGGAGGTCGGGCCGGTGGAATTCCTGGAGCGGGATTGCCACATCCACAAAGGCGTGCGTTTTCTCGGCTGCACCCTATGGACCGCGTTGCAGGAGGACGAGGCCGGCGATTTGGCGGCCCTGCGCGGCCGGGTCAACGACTTCAAGCACATTCGCTGCGGCAGCGGCGCTTTGTTGCTGAACGACTACGTCCATTGGCATCGCGGCGCCCTGGCCTGGCTGCGGGAGGAACTGGACAAGCCCTATCACGGCAAAACGGTGGTGGTGACCCACCATGCGCCGCTGCTGGACAGCTGGAGAGGATTACCCAATTCGCCCAAGGTTCCCGCCTATTGCAACGACCTGGGCGGCTTGCTGGAAAAATACGACATCGCCGCCTGGTTCCACGGCCACACCCATTTCGCCAACGACTACACGGCCCACGGCACCCGCGTGTTGTGCAATCCGCGCGGCTACAATGGCTACAAACTAGTGCGGGGGTTCGACGCGGCCAAGGTGGTCGAAATCTGATCTGCCGTTCCTTGACGATTCCGGAGTGCCCACCATGTTGCGCCCGTTCGACGCCACCCCTGAAAATTTCCTGACCACTCCCTGCGACGAAATCCTTCGCCAGCGCCTGGCCGCCGATCCGCAAAGCGCGCTGGTCAACCTGTTCCGCGCCACGGTGCGGGACGTGCCCGCTTACCGGGAGTTCCTGGCCGCCCACGGTGTGGATCCGGCCGGCGTGGACAGCTACGCCGACTTCCAGCGGCTGCCGCTGACTACCAAACCCAATTACATGCACGCCTATCCCCTGGCGGAGCGCTGCCGCCAGGGCCGGGTGGAGTCCTGCGAGCGCATCGCCGTGTCGTCCGGCTCCACCGGGACGCCCACCTTCTGGCCCCGCTCCCTCAAGGACGAATACGACGTGGCGCTGCGCTTCGAACAAGTGTTCCGCGCCTTCCACGCCCACGAGCGCAGCACCCTCGCCGTCGTCTGCTTCGCCCTGGGCAACTGGGTGGGCGGCATGTACACCGCCTCCTGCTGCTGGCATTTGGCGCAAAAAGGCTATCCGCTGATGGTCGCCACGCCCGGCAACAACAAGCAGGAAATCTTCCGCATCGTGCAGGCGCTGTCGCCCCAGTTCCAGCAGACGGTGCTGCTGGGCTATCCGCCCTTCGTCAAAGACGTGATCGACGCCGGTTTGGCGGCAGGCGTGGAATGGCCGCGCTACGGCGTCAAAATGGTGTTCGCCGGCGAAGTGTTCAGCGAAGAATGGCGCACCCTGGTGGCGAGGCGAGTAGGGTCGCCGGACCTGTGCTACGGCTCCGCCTCGCTGTATGGCACCGCCGACGGCGGCGTGCTGGGCAACGAAACGCCCCTGAGCATCGCCATCCGCCGCTACCTGGCGGCCCACCCGGAAGCCGCGCGCGAACTGTTCGGCGAAGCGCGCCTGCCCACCCTGGTGCAATACGATCCCATGAGCCGCTATTTCGAAGAGCACGACGGCACCCTGGTGGTGTCCGGCGACAACGGCGTGCCCCTGCTGCGCTACCACATCGCCGACAAGGGCGGCATCGTCAGCCATGCAAGGATGATGGCGTTCCTGGCGGAGCAGGGCGCCGACCTGGCCGACTACGGCCTCGATCCGGCCCAGCCAGACAGCCCGCTGCCTTTCGTCTACGTCTTCGGCCGGGCGGATTTCACCGTCTCCTATTACGGCGCCAACATCTACCCGGAAAACGTCACCGTCGGCCTGGAGCAGTCCGACATCAGCGCCTGGGCCAGCGGCAAATTCGTGCTGGAAACGGTGGAAGAGGCCGGCGGCGACAAAATCCTGCGCATCACCGTGGAACTGCTGCCCGGCGCGGATGCCGACGAGGCCAAGGCACAACGGGCGGCCGACTCGATACGGCGGGAGCTGCTGCGCCTCAACAGCGAGTTCGCCAACTACATCCCGGCGGAACGGCAAACGCCCCACATCGTCTTCCGTCCCTTCGCCGACCCGGAATACTTCCCGGTCGGCGTCAAACACCGCTATACCCGGAAAACGCCATGATCCAAACCTGCCCCTGCGGCAGCGGCGCGGTCTATGCCGCCTGCTGCTCCCCCTACCACCAAGGCCAAGTCGCACCCACCGCCGAAGCGCTGATGCGATCCCGCTACGCCGCCTACGCCATGGGCTTGGCCGACTACCTGGCCGCCACCTGGCACGCCAGCACCCGTCCGGCCCAACTGAACGTCGCCGACGATGCCGGCAGCTGGCAAAAGCTGGAAATTCTCCACCGCGAAGCCGGCGGCGAAGGGGATACGGTCGGCCTGGTGGAATTCAAAGCCCACTGGCACAGCGCCGGCCGCAGCGGCTGCCTGCACGAAACCAGCCGCTTCCTGAAAGAAGACGGCCGCTGGTACTACCTGGACGGACAAATCCACCCCGCCCCCGTCGCCGCAAAAACCGGCCGCAACGATCCCTGCCCCTGCGGCAGTGGCAAGAAATACAAGAAGTGCTGCGGGGCGTGAGTCTTCGGCTTTTCACCCGTCATAGCCCCGGCCGCAGGCGATCTTGGGTAGTTGCCCGGTAAAATGGCCTAACTAACAGAATTATCGGACCCCACATGCTCACCGGCGAAATACGCAGCCAAATCGACGCCATCTGGAACGCCTTCTGGTCGGGCGGCATCTCCAACCCGCTGGAGGTGATGGAACAAATCACCTACCTGCTCTTCCTGCGCCGTCTGGACGATTTGCACACCCTGGAAGAAAACAAGTCCACGCGCCTGAACAAGCCCATGGAGCGCCGCATCTTCCCGGAAGGCCGCGACGCCAAGGGCCGTGACTACAACGACCTGCGCTGGTCGCGCTTCAAGCACTTCGCCCCGGCCGAAATGTTCACCGTGGTGGGCGAGCACGTCTTCCCCTTCCTGCGCACCATGGGCGGCGACGGCTCCACCTACGCCCACCACATGAAGGACGCCCGCTTCACCATCCCCACCCCGGCCCTGCTGGCCAAGGTGGTGGACATGCTCGACCACATCCCCATGGAAGACCGCGACACCAAGGGCGATTTGTACGAATACATGCTCAGCAAGATTGCCGCGGCCGGCCAAAACGGCCAGTTCCGTACGCCGCGCCACATCATCCGGCTGATGGTGGAGCTGACCGCGCCCACCGCCAAGGACGTCATCTGCGACCCGGCCAGCGGCACCTGCGGCTTCCTGGTGGCGGCCGGCGAATACCTGCGCGAGAAACACCCGGAAATCCTGCGCGACGCGGAAGCCCGCGAGCATTTCCACCACGGCATGTTCCACGGCTACGATTTCGACAACACCATGCTGCGCATCGGCAGCATGAATCTGGCCCTGCACGGCGTCGACAACCCGGACATCCGCTACAAGGACTCCCTGGCCCAGGACCACGCCGGGGACGAGGAAAAATACTCCCTCATCCTCGCCAACCCGCCCTTCGCCGGCTCCTTGGACTACGAGAACACCGCCAAGGACTTGTTGGACATCGTCAAAACCAAGAAAACCGAGCTGCTGTTCCTCGCTCTGTTCCTGCGCCTACTCAAGCCCGGCGGGCGGGCGGCGGTCATCGTGCCGGACGGCGTGCTGTTCGGCTCGTCCAAGGCCCACAAGGAACTGCGCCGCCTGCTGGTGGAGGAACAGAAGCTGGACGCCGTCGTCTCCCTGCCCTCCGGCGTGTTCAAGCCCTACGCCGGCGTCTCCACCGCCATCCTGCTGTTCACCAAGACCAACTCCGGCGGCACCGGCCACGTCTGGTTCTACGACATGCAGGCCGACGGCTGGAGCCTGGACGACAAGCGCCAGCCTTTGCTGCCGGAAGACAAGCTGGGCTTCGCAACCCTGCACATCCTCAGCGCCGAAGAACACGCCAAGAACAACCTGCCGGACGTGCTGGTGCGCTGGGGGCTGCGCGACACCTCGGAACGGCAACGCGCCCGCACCGAACAAAGCTTCTGCGTGCCGAAAGCAGACATCGCCGCCAATGGCTATGACCTGTCCATCAACCGCTACAAGGAAGTGGTGCACGAGGCAGTGGAACACCTGCCGCCCAAGGAGATACTGGCGAAGCTGGCCCGGCTGGAGGACGAGATTCAGGCGGGGATGAAGGCGCTGGAGGGGATGCTCGGATGAGCGGCCATGGCCTTGTAGGATGCGCTGAGGCACGAGGCGCATCAATCGCGAACGATGCGCTTCCTTCGTCAGCGCCTACGAGTTCTAGGATATAAAGAGGATGACTGAATATCCGACGGCTAAGCTTGGCGAGTTTTGCAAGACAGGCAGTGGCGGAACCCCATCTCGTAACCAAATGGAACGTTACTACGAAGGTGGTACTATCCCATGGGTAAAATCTGGCGAGCTTCGTGAAGGGCTGATTGCTACGACAGACGAATACGTTACTGAAATTGCCATTAAAGAAAGCAGTGTTAAGCTCGTCCCTGCTGGCGCGATATTGCTTGCCATGTATGGAGCTACAGTTGGTCGGCTTGCAATTCTAGGTGTTGAGGCTACAACAAACCAAGCCGTATGCCACATCGTTCCAGACCCCAACATAGCGGATACACGCTATCTCTATCATGCGATTTCGGCCCAAGTGCCAACGATAGTTGCGATGGGTGTCGGCGGTGCTCAACCGAATATCAGTCAGGGCCTTATTAAAGACCTGAGGATTTCCCTTCCACCCCTCCCCGAACAACGCCGCATCGCCGCCATTCTGGACCAAGCCGACGCGCTCAGAGCCAAGCGCCGGGAAGCCTTGGCGGACCTGGAGAGCCTCACTCAGTCCATTTTCATTGAAATGTTTGGGGACCCGGTAAGGAACCCCAAGGGTTGGCCGTTGAGTAAATTAGGCAATGTCGGCTCACTCAATAGAGGGGTGTCGAAACACCGACCAAGGAATGCACCAGAACTCCTGGGTGGAGAATATCCGCTCGTCCAAACCGGAGAGGTTGCAAACTGTGACGGTTACATTCGGAGTCACAATAGCAGCTATTCCGAACTTGGGCTGCGTCAAAGCAAAATATGGCCCGCCGGAACCCTATGCATCACAATTGCGGCAAACATAGCCAAGACCGGAATTCTGACATTTGACGCTTGTTTTCCAGACAGCGTTGTTGGCTTTCGTGCGGATAGCCAAGAAATCGCTGAGTACGTTCGGGTTTGGCTTTCCTTCCTCCAGCAGTCGTTAGAAGCCGCAGCGCCAGAGTCAGCTCAAAAGAACATAAATTTGGCAATTCTCCGTGGTCTTGATATTCCATTACCTCCTATGCCGCTAAAAAGAAAATTCGCCCTGCAAGTACACGCGGTGGAAAAACTGAAGACATCTCAACGAGAAGCGCTGGCCGAACTCGACGCCCTCTTCGCCTCCCTGCAACACCGCGCCTTCCGAGGAGAGCTGTAGTGCGCCTCCGCGCTTTTACGGCGTCAAGGCAGTTCGTCCCCTTCCGTCGGCTTGGCATCCGGGCTGGCGGCCAGCCAGGCATCGAAGGCGACGGGTTCGCCGCGCGCTTGGCGCTCCTTGAAATAGGCTTCGGTCTTGAGGGCCGAGACTTTCTCAGCGATGGCTGTGACGAAAAACTGGTTCATGGACACATGTTCCTCCTCCGCCACTTTGCGGGCATAGGCGAACAGCGATTCGGGTACGCGCAGGGCATAATTGGCCATCGGTTTTGCTCCTGTAGCAGACGGCGCAACCATGCGCCGGGGCGGCGGCAACCTCGCTGATAATATTGCAAACAACTTGACCCACAGTCCAGGACGGAGCCCGCCATGACATCCCCCCTCTTCCAATTCCTGCAAGCTGAGTGGCCGACGGTGTTCGAGGCGGCCGTCAAAGCGGAAAGCCTTGTCACCAGCGATGCGCGCACTTCGTGCTTCTACGCCCGGCGCAGTTTGGAACTGG
This window harbors:
- the ispG gene encoding flavodoxin-dependent (E)-4-hydroxy-3-methylbut-2-enyl-diphosphate synthase, whose translation is MSSNNPQRRASVGVKVGPVQVGGGAPIVVQSMTNTDTADVEASVKQVLELYRTGSELVRLTVDRDESARAIPEIRERLAKLGFDVPLVGDFHFNGHTLLTKYPECAEALAKYRINPGNVGKGSKRDAQFAQMIEFACRYDKPVRIGVNWGSLDQAVLTRLMDQNRELAQPRELVEVQQDAVITSAIESAEQAVELGLPKDHIILSCKMSGVQELISVYERLATRCDYALHLGLTEAGMGSKGIVASTAALSVLLQQGIGDTIRISLTPEPGGARTQEVIVAQQILQTMGLRSFTPMVISCPGCGRTTSDYFQRLAQEIQGYLQNKMPEWRGKYKGVEDMHVAVMGCVVNGPGESKNANLGISLPGTGESPVAPVYEDGEKTVTLKGDNIAAEFQAIVERYVESHYAPH
- a CDS encoding HsdM family class I SAM-dependent methyltransferase codes for the protein MLTGEIRSQIDAIWNAFWSGGISNPLEVMEQITYLLFLRRLDDLHTLEENKSTRLNKPMERRIFPEGRDAKGRDYNDLRWSRFKHFAPAEMFTVVGEHVFPFLRTMGGDGSTYAHHMKDARFTIPTPALLAKVVDMLDHIPMEDRDTKGDLYEYMLSKIAAAGQNGQFRTPRHIIRLMVELTAPTAKDVICDPASGTCGFLVAAGEYLREKHPEILRDAEAREHFHHGMFHGYDFDNTMLRIGSMNLALHGVDNPDIRYKDSLAQDHAGDEEKYSLILANPPFAGSLDYENTAKDLLDIVKTKKTELLFLALFLRLLKPGGRAAVIVPDGVLFGSSKAHKELRRLLVEEQKLDAVVSLPSGVFKPYAGVSTAILLFTKTNSGGTGHVWFYDMQADGWSLDDKRQPLLPEDKLGFATLHILSAEEHAKNNLPDVLVRWGLRDTSERQRARTEQSFCVPKADIAANGYDLSINRYKEVVHEAVEHLPPKEILAKLARLEDEIQAGMKALEGMLG
- a CDS encoding metallophosphoesterase, which translates into the protein MKIQYFSDVHLEFGFMPLALADADVIVAAGDIGVQAQGLHWLRHADKPVIYVAGNHEFYKGEYHATLLSLRRQAEVGPVEFLERDCHIHKGVRFLGCTLWTALQEDEAGDLAALRGRVNDFKHIRCGSGALLLNDYVHWHRGALAWLREELDKPYHGKTVVVTHHAPLLDSWRGLPNSPKVPAYCNDLGGLLEKYDIAAWFHGHTHFANDYTAHGTRVLCNPRGYNGYKLVRGFDAAKVVEI
- a CDS encoding YchJ family protein, producing the protein MIQTCPCGSGAVYAACCSPYHQGQVAPTAEALMRSRYAAYAMGLADYLAATWHASTRPAQLNVADDAGSWQKLEILHREAGGEGDTVGLVEFKAHWHSAGRSGCLHETSRFLKEDGRWYYLDGQIHPAPVAAKTGRNDPCPCGSGKKYKKCCGA
- a CDS encoding phenylacetate--CoA ligase family protein, producing the protein MLRPFDATPENFLTTPCDEILRQRLAADPQSALVNLFRATVRDVPAYREFLAAHGVDPAGVDSYADFQRLPLTTKPNYMHAYPLAERCRQGRVESCERIAVSSGSTGTPTFWPRSLKDEYDVALRFEQVFRAFHAHERSTLAVVCFALGNWVGGMYTASCCWHLAQKGYPLMVATPGNNKQEIFRIVQALSPQFQQTVLLGYPPFVKDVIDAGLAAGVEWPRYGVKMVFAGEVFSEEWRTLVARRVGSPDLCYGSASLYGTADGGVLGNETPLSIAIRRYLAAHPEAARELFGEARLPTLVQYDPMSRYFEEHDGTLVVSGDNGVPLLRYHIADKGGIVSHARMMAFLAEQGADLADYGLDPAQPDSPLPFVYVFGRADFTVSYYGANIYPENVTVGLEQSDISAWASGKFVLETVEEAGGDKILRITVELLPGADADEAKAQRAADSIRRELLRLNSEFANYIPAERQTPHIVFRPFADPEYFPVGVKHRYTRKTP
- a CDS encoding ABC transporter substrate-binding protein, producing MKEPLQRLAFSCLLIVAVSAALLWSDRHSRHAAAPAPAAKIPVAILQHSSSPLFDETYKGVLDGLAAKGYRDGEKLALTTLNAEGDLPTGNLMAQKIAGGGYRLGISISTVMLQALANANRAGQVTQVFGAVTSPVAAGVGIKALDSLDKPPRLTGIGTPQPVAAIFRAAKQAYPELKTVGVVWNPAEVNSEVCTKLARQVSAELGITLLEAPVEQTKDVREAAASLVARGVQAFWTGGDASVNNAVDSLIGVAQAARIPVFSNIAGHSRRGGLFDLGADYHQVGAEIGRIAAEVLDGADPAQLPVKDFMPRRILLNEKARAALRDPWQFTPQMLEEAQEILQADGTVKTPAASGGPAAVAAPQPGRTYKVGIAYFAPEPGVDAVLSGLREGLKKLGFEEGRNLELRLMHAQAEIAQIPAIGQALDNSDADALVALSTPVLQGAGITAKRKPVVFTYVFDPLAAGAGSSFADHLPNVTGIGSFPPVEDMLALTQKALPGLTSVGTLYNPSEANSVKVVGVLREQCVKAGIKLEEVPISTTADVVQASQALVARRVGAILAIGDNTLYQAIDAVAKVAKDAAIPLIMDQPEFLDHDALMVVGVDFKESGLAAAEPLARVLTGAKPADMPFRNVSKKSVLLNEASAKRLGIAFPPEVRAQVTPPAAAPTPAPHTWKIKRLLYLESPPAEDAMAGIADGFKAAGLTEGKDYVFSDVSAQGDMATLPALADSVNGDGTELLMVLSTPTLQTALQKVKRIPIVFTFVADPILAGAGTDNEHHLPNVTGVYVQGPYSEMADLLARHFPRFKRIGTLFSPAEVNSVNNKDRFVQEAAKRGIEVVTLPVNAMGELSDAALALAAKPIDAIVQTPDNQTIAGFVAIAQAAARAKKPLFAFTETAVGQGAAVGYTLDYRQAGQDAAAQAMAVMRGKAPGDIPFTRPSKISLVVSEDNARALGLELPAELVAKADKKLGKSP
- a CDS encoding restriction endonuclease subunit S, with the protein product MTEYPTAKLGEFCKTGSGGTPSRNQMERYYEGGTIPWVKSGELREGLIATTDEYVTEIAIKESSVKLVPAGAILLAMYGATVGRLAILGVEATTNQAVCHIVPDPNIADTRYLYHAISAQVPTIVAMGVGGAQPNISQGLIKDLRISLPPLPEQRRIAAILDQADALRAKRREALADLESLTQSIFIEMFGDPVRNPKGWPLSKLGNVGSLNRGVSKHRPRNAPELLGGEYPLVQTGEVANCDGYIRSHNSSYSELGLRQSKIWPAGTLCITIAANIAKTGILTFDACFPDSVVGFRADSQEIAEYVRVWLSFLQQSLEAAAPESAQKNINLAILRGLDIPLPPMPLKRKFALQVHAVEKLKTSQREALAELDALFASLQHRAFRGEL